Genomic window (Corynebacterium simulans):
AGGTGCGGGCCTCGACACGGCCAGACTCGGCGGAACCGTCAGCGTGGGTTTCACCCTGCAGCGCACCCTTGTAGAACACGCGGGAGCGGCAGTTCGGTACTGAATGGTCAACGAGCAGGCGGTTCTCGAAGTACTGGCCTGCATCGGCGAAGTAGACGCCGAGCATCTCTGCGTCGCCGCCTGGAGCGGTAAAGGCTACGCGTGGAACGATTCGCACGATTTCGCCGCCGAAGATGGCGGTGTTGTGGCGCAGAACAGAATCTCGACCCATGGAGGCTACCTGGTGGCCCAGGTGTACCGCGTTGTCTTCCCAGTCAGCGTCGACAACAACGGTGACGTTGGCGCCGTCGCCGACGATGAACTCAACGTTGTCAGCGTGGGTGCCGGAACCGACGTACTTGAGCACGACGGTGGCCTCTGCGTGGTGGCCTACCTGGATGGAGGTTGCCCCGAAGGAGGTCACGCCCTCACCCGCGCCAGTGATGGTGATTTCCACTGGCTTATCCAGCTGAGCCTCAGCATCGATGGTGACCAACTGCGCCTCTGGCATGGAAGACCATGCCTGGGCTGCAACGCGGTCTGCAGGCGCACCTGCCTTGCCCAGACGGGAATCGTCGGCAGCGACAGTCTCGGAGCTAACGCCTTCCGGTGCGCTGACTGCAATCTTCTGCGCTACCGCCGGAGCGAACTCGCCGTTGTGCAAGCCACGCAGGTTACGCAGGGCGATAAAACGCCAAACCTCGTCGCGACCGTGTGGTACTGGGAAGTCCTCCACATTGAAAGACGTGAACTGATCGCCCTTGGTGACGTCAGCCGGATTGAATTCGTTAGATGCGACCACTTAGCCCACCGATCCTTCCATCTGCAGTTCAATAAGGCGGTTGAGCTCGAGGGCGTACTCCATCGGGAGCTCCTTTGCGATTGGCTCCACGAAGCCGCGCACGATCATCGCCATTGCCTCTTCTTCCGCGATGCCGCGGGACATGAGGTAGAACAGCTGCTCTTCGGAAACCTGGGACACCGTTGCCTCGTGGCCCAAGGTCACGTGGTCATTACGGATGTCGTTGTACGGGTATGTATCGGAACGCGAATTGTTGTCCACGAGCAATGCGTCGCACTCGACGTTCGCGGTCGAGTTGGAGGCGTTCGCGTTGACCTGCACCAGGCCGCGGTAAGCCGCGCGGCCACCGTTGCGGGCGACGGACTTGGACACGATGTTGGAGGACGTATGCGGGGCCATGTGCAGCATCTTGGAACCGGTGTCCTGAACCTGATCCTCGCCAGCGAAGGCCAGAGAGAGAACTTCGCCCTTGGCATGCTCGCCGGTCAGCCAACAAGACGGGTACTTCATGGTGACCTTGGAACCGATGTTGCCATCGACCCATTCCATGGTGCCGCCCTCTTCCACCTTTGCGCGCTGGGTAACCAGGTTGTAAACGTTGGTGGACCAGTTCTGGATCGTGGTGTAGCGGCAACGGCCGCCCTTCTTCACGACGATCTCGATAACGCCGGTGTGCAAAGAATCGGAGTTGTAGATAGGAGCGGTACAACCCTCGATGTAGTGAACATAAGCGTCTTCCTCAACGACGATGAGGGTGCGCTCGAACTGGCCCATGTTCTCGGTGTTGATGCGGAAGTATGCCTGCAACGGAATATCCACGTGCACGCCCTTTGGAACATAGACAAAGGAGCCGCCGGACCAGCAGGCATTGTTCAGCGCGGAGAATTTATTATCGCCAGCCGGGATGACGGTGCCGAAGTACTCCTGGAGAATTTCCGGGTACTCGCGCACTGCGGTATCGGTATCGACAAAGATAACGCCCTGGGCCTCAAGGTCCTCGCGAATCTTGTGGTAGACAACCTCAGACTCGTACTGCGCAGCAACGCCGGAGACCAGGCGCTTCTTCTCGGCATCCGGGATACCCAGCTTGTCGTAGGTCTCCTTGATATCAGAAGGAAGATCGTCCCAGGTCTGCGCCTGCTTCTCAGTGGAGCGGACGAAGTACTTGATGTTGTCGAAGTCGATAGCGGAAAGATCCGGGCCCCACGTTGGAACCGGCTTCTTGTTAAAAATGCGCAGTGCCTTCAGACGGGATTCCAGCATCCACTCCGGCTCGTTCTTCTTCTCAGAGATATCGCGGACGACGTCCTCGCTGAGTCCTCGGTGAGCCGCCTGGCCCGCTTCGTCGGAATCGTGCCAGCCGTACTCATAGCCACCGATGGAAGAGATGATCTCGTCATCACTCATCTTGGTCTCGAGGCCTGGCGCCGGTTGTGCCTGAGTCATAACCCGCTCCTTTCGTCTAATGATTTGTTTTCCGGTCTTGGCTAACCGGTGTCAAGGGGATGTTTGTCAAGGGGATGTTTGTGGTGCAGATTCCATGGCCATCTGCAATAGAAGCCAAGGGCTGCACGTGTTTACCTAACAGGGCAGAAAAGACTTCCTGTTCAGCCTCACATAGTTCCGGATGCTCTGCAGCCACATGGGCGACTGGGCAATGGTGCTGGCAAATCTGCACACCAAAGCCGGCACTGTTGACGGTCGCAGCATAGCCATGTTCGTCCAAGACAGCAGCCAACTTTTGGGCAACTTCCTCTATGGACTCATCTTCCCCGATAAGCGGGTGCACGTCCTCAAGGAGCTTTTCAAAGCGGGCTTTTGCGAAATTGCGCACGGCCTCGGCTCCACCTGCCGCCCTTAGGGCGTTCAGGGCATCGGAAGCCAGTGCGTCGTAGGCATGCCCGAATTGTGCACGCCCGCGGTCTGTGAGGCGGAAATGCTTGGCGGGGCGGCCGCGGCCAGCCGCGAGCGACTTACGCTGGACCACCTCCGTGAGCTCTTCTTCCACCAGAATGTCTAAGTGCCGGCGGATACCGGCGGCCGAAAGACCTAGGCGCTCGCCAAGATACGAGGCCGTAACCGGCCCATCCTTAAGAAGGAGAAGCATGACCTGGCGGCGGGTATCGCCTTCAGTGGTTCTGGTCTCCTTTTCTGGGACCATCTGCTACACCTCCCGTCTTGAATGCGAACGACTATTTTTAGACAACACTAGTGTTCCCTAATTCATTCCCAATTTCCACCAACGCAGGTACCCGGCGTGGCGAGCCCTCACCCCCAACCCAATTGGCGGCCCGCTAGAGTAAACATTTATGAAACAACGCCTCACTGCTTTCCTCACGGGTATCCGCCAGGATCTCCCGCGTCTTGGCAGTGCGGGATCGCGTTCCGCGCAGCTGCATGCCGATGGAAATAGCGAAGATGCGGCCGGCTCCCTGCCCGGCGCACTCTATGATCTTCTGCCAGATGAAGACGCCGCTCGCCCGCGTACCACCATCGCCCAGCTGCGCGCCTTCTTTGTGCTGCGATGGATGGGCACGCTGGGTGCCATCCTCATCGCCGTCGGCGGCCTTGGGGCCGGCGCGCTGCCCGTAGTAGGCAACCCCTATGACAACGTGCCCTTCGGGTCATTGATGTCGCGCATGTTGCAATCGGCTTCTGCCCTCGTCTTCTGCGGTGTAGGCCTGATGGTCACCGCATGGGTGCTCATGGCCCCGTTTGTTGGAACGCCTTTGCGCAACACCGAAAACAATGGCGAGCATTCACGGCCAGGCCGGTTGGTTACTGAAAGCCAGCTCTGGCGCACCTGGGCCGGTTGGGTGATCCCGCTTATCTTCACTGCGCCCCTTTTTACCCAGGACATTTATTCCTATTTGGCCAACGGCTCCATCGTCGCCCAGGGCCTCGATCCATACTCTGGTGGCCCGGTGGAGCTTCTCGGTTCAGCCGATCCTTTGGCGCGCTCGGTCCCCTTCATCTGGGCTAACTCGCCCTCGCCTTATGGCCCCGTCGCACTCGGGTTGGCCGGGATAGTCAGCGTGCTCACCAGCAATTCGATCATCCTGGGGGTTATCGCACACCGCCTGCTTTCGCTAGCCGGCATCATCGCCGCTGGCTGGGCCATCTCGCAGTTGGCTATCCGCTGCCGAGTCTCGCCCGAGTCCGCACTGTGGTTGGGCATCCTTAACCCGCTGACAACGTTGCACCTGGTAGGTGGCATCCACAATGAATCGGTCATGCTGGGATTGGCCTTGGTTGGCGTTGAGCTCGGCCTGCGCGGCGTCGACCGCCTAGGCGGCGCTCCGGCATGGCTGTACTTTTTATGCTCGGGGTTGCTCATATCATGCGCCGGAATGGTCAAAGTTACGGGCTTCATTGGACTGGGATTCGTCGGAATGGCTCTCGCCCGCGTGCTGCTCATCCGCCGCGGATACTCCACCCCACGCGCCATCGGTAGCGCCATCGCCCTGCAATTTTTCATCCTGATGGCCGCAATTGCCCTTGTCACGCTGACTTCCGGGATCGGGCTTGGCTGGATAACCGGGCAAGGCGGCGCGGCATCCATCCGCTCGTGGTTGTCCTCTAGTACTGCAGTCGGCGTCAGTGCTGGCTTCCTCGGAATGCTCTTAGGACTGGGCGATCACACCGACGCCATCCTCACTTTCACCCGTACCATCGGCGTCATCATCGCAGCCGGTTTCATGCTGCGTATGTTGCTAGCCACCTATCGTGGCAGCATCCACCCGGTAGGCGGCCTCGGCATCGCCACCTTGGTGCTGGTCATCTTCTTCCCGGTGGTTCACCCGTGGTACATCCTGTGGGCCGTACTGCCCTTGGCGGCGTGGGCCAACCGTCTCATCTTCCGTATCACGGTGGTTATATATTCTGCGGCGATGAGTTTCTTCGTGCTCCCTCGGGGCCTTGGCCTACCGCCCGGCACAATCTTGGTCATTTATACCGCAGCTATCGTCACTTATCTCGTGGTCATGGGACTGTGGATGGTGCTATTACGCCGTTCGCGAATCAGTGTCCTAAACTAGGCACTCGTGAATGCAACTTTCGATGGAGCACCAGCGCTAGAGCTCAGCAACGTGGTCAAGTCCTTCGGCGATAAACGGGCCGTCGACGGACTCAGCTTCCGCGTAGAACGCGGCGAGATGCTGTGCCTGCTTGGACCTAACGGCGCCGGCAAAACCACCACCATCGAGATGTGTGAAGGCTTTAAGAAGCCGACGTCGGGAAGCATCCGCGTCTTGGGCCTTAATCCCAGCACCGACCCCGATGCCGTGCGCGAGCGCATCGGCATCATGCTCCAGGGCGGCGGTTCCTACTCTGGCATCCGCGTACGCGAGATGCTGCAGCTCAGCGCCAAGTACAGTGCAAACCCGCTCGATCCCGACTGGCTGATTGAACAGCTGGGGCTTAAAGGAGTGGAGAAAAACACTTATCGACGCCTCTCCGGTGGCCAGCAACAGCGCCTGTCCCTAGCGCTGGCAATCATCGGCCGCCCGGAGTTGGTCTTCCTCGATGAACCAACTGCAGGGCTCGACGCCCAATCCCGCTTGGCCGTGTGGGATCTCATCCGCGCGCTCCGCAACGACGGCGTAACCACCGTTTTGACCACCCACCTGATGGACGAGGCCGAGGCTTTGGCTGACCATGTGGTCATCGTGGACCACGGACACATGGTGGCGCAGGGTACAACGGCAGAGCTCATGGAATCCACGGGCTCACCTCTCATCACTTTCGAGACAGCCACCGAGGTGGACCTTAACGCGCTCAACACGGCAGGGCTGCCCACTGAGGCCACCCGCCCACTGCACTACCGCGTGGAAACCCCGGCTACCCCAGACGTCATCGCCCGCCTGGCCCAGGAGCTTGCCCAGCAAAGCGTTACCTTGCGCAACCTGGACACCACCCACCGCAACCTTGAGGATGTCTTCCTCGACATCACCGGCCGCGAGCTGCGCAGCTAAGGAGTAATCATGACGCGTTTCGAACCAGGAACCTTTCAGCCTCACCCGCAGCGTGCCAGCGTCTGGACCATGGCACGAGCTCAGGGCCTAATCGAGTCCAAACTCATGCTGCGCCATGGTGAGCAGCAACTGCTCAGCATCGTCATTCCCCTGGCCTTTTTGATTGGCGCCGCACGGATGGAGAACATCACCGGCCACGGCCTGAAAGAAATATTCCCCATGGTCTTGGCTGTGGCGGCCACAAGCTCCGGCTTTACCGGCCAAGCCATCGCGCTGGCCTTTGACCGCCGATACGGCGCACTGAAGCGAACCGGCGCCTCCGGCGTCCCGGCCTGGACCATCATCGTGGGCAAGATTGCCGCTGTCTTCTCAATGGTCGCGGTCCAAGTCCTCGTCCTCGGCGGTGTTGCCTTCCTGCTTGGCCTTCGGGCTAGCCTTGGCGGCATCTTGCTGGGGCTTATCACCCTCATCCTGGGCGTGTGCGCCTTCACCGCGCTCGGCCTGCTGCTCGGCGGCACTTTAAGTTCCGAGGTAGTCCTCGCGGTTGCGAACCTCATCTGGTTCATTCTGATGGGAGTCGTCGGCTGGGCCATGTACACCCAGGGCTTGAGCAATGACGGCATCCTTACCGTGGTGCCCACCGTCGCGATGGCAAGCGCGCTCGCCGACGCCCTCAACCACACCTTCCCCTGGCAGGAACTACTCGTGCTCCTCGCCTGGGCCGGCGCCGCCTCCTTCGCAGCGGTGCGCTGGTTCCGCTTCGAGGGCTAGTCGCGCACCTGGCCGCACCACGCGGGCTTGATCCGTTTGATGAGGGCTCACATCTGCAAATGGTGAGGTCACCCCGTAACAGCTGTGACCCGAGTATTGCGCTGAGACTGGTGCAGCCTCACCTCACCAAGTCGACCTCACCATTTGGAAACTGCGAAATGCAACCGCGAAAAAGTTCCATTTCTGGCAGCAAATGTGACTTTTATCTTTTTCGCTCCCGCAGGCATTCGGGGTTTCGTTCCGAGCCTGTCCGAGCGGTAGTCTTTTTAACGTGAATTCCGGTAACAAAGTATCTACGTTTTTCCGCGAGGCGACGCCCGCCATCAAGGCGCAGCGTTTCATCGCGATGATTCTGCTTGTCTGCCAAGGCGGCATTACCGTATCCGGCGCCATTGTGCGCGTTACTGGTTCCGGCCTTGGCTGCATCACCTGGCCCGAGTGCCACCCGGGCTCGCTTGTTCCTCTCTCCGGCGCAGCACCGTGGATCCACCAACTCATCGAGTTCGGTAACCGCCTACTTACCTTCGTCGTCACGGCCGCCGCAGTGGCTGCCATCATGGCGATGCATATGGCGCGCCGCCGCACTGAGTTGAAGGTTTACGCGTGGTTGAACTTGGCCGGCATCGTGGTTCAGGCAATCATCGGCGCCATCTCCGTTTTATTGAAGCTCAACTGGTGGGCCGTGGCGCTGCACTTCCTGCCATCGATGGTTCTCGTCTGGTTGGCTGCAATGCTTTACTCCCGCATCCTTGAGCCTGACGACGGCGTGCGTACCCAGATCTTCCCGCAGGCCATCCGCGTGTTGGCCGCGATGGCATCCATTGCCCTCGCCGTGGTTCTCACCACCGGCACCATGGTCACCGGCTCTGGTGTCCACTCTGGCGACGATGGCGTCGGCATGGAAGGGCGCCTCAACGTCGATACCGAGATGATGGCCGTGGCTCATGCGATTTGCATGTACGCCTACCTGATCCTCACCGTCATTGTGGTCTTCATGCTTTACCGCGTTCAAGCACCAGCTTTGGTCAAGAAGGCCGCGTGGATGCTCATCGCCTGCATTCTCATCCAATGGGGTATCGGCGTCGCCCAGTTCTACATGCACATCCCGCGCTGGACGGTGCCAATCCACATCGGCATGTCTTCCGTAGTCACCGCTTTCACCGCTCTCCTATGGGCGCATGGTGTTCGCCGCGTCAACGGCACAGAGGGCCTGAAGACTGGCTCCCCAGCAGCCGAAGAAAAGTTCGCTGCACGGCAGGCAACACTGGCGAAATAAAACTTAAACCAGGTTGTAGACTCCCGAGACTTAATAGTCTTCGGCGAAACCGCTCCACCTACTCAAACCGGCCCTGAGGCCGTTCGGTGGAGCGGTTTTCCTGCATGTATGCGAGTAGCTGCGATAGCCTTGAAACATGTACGCAATTCAGGTCAACCACAAAGGTGGCCCAGAGGTCCTCGAGTATGTAGAGACTTCGGCACCCACCCCTACCGAGGATCAGCTGCTTGTCGACGTAATCGTGGCCGGTGTCAACTACATCGACACCTATTACCGCGAAGGCATCTACAGCGCCACGCCTCCTTTCATCCTCGGCCTCGAAGGCACTGGTCGCGTTGTCCACGACCCAAAGGGCGAAATCGCCGAGGGCACCATGGTGGCTTGGGACCACGCTTTCGGCTCCTATGCGGAGCAAGTATGCGTGCCGCGCGACCGCATCGTTGCGGTCCCCGATGACTTCCCGCCTGAGGTAGCTGGTTCGATGCTCCTGCAGGGAATGACCGCTCATTACCTAGCAAATGGCGTGTACCAGCTCGGCGAGGGCGCCTCCTGCCTTATCACCGCGGGCGCAGGAGGCGTGGGCCTTATCCTCACCCAAATGGCTAAGGCAGCCGGTGCCACGGTTTACACGGTGGTCTCTACCGATGAAAAAGAAGCCTTGTCATACGAGGCTGGCGCTGACCAAGTGTTCCGTTACGGCGAAGGACTTGCTGAGCAGGTTCGCCGCTTCAACGGTGGTTTCGGTGTGGACGTTGTCTACGACGGCGTCGGCAAGGATACCTTCATGGAGTCGCTCGAAGTGGTGCGTCCACGCGGCACCGTGGCACTGTTTGGCGCGGCCTCCGGCCCGGTTCCACCGATGGATCCGCAGCTACTCAACAAGCACGGCTCAATCTTTTTGACCCGGCCTTCTCTGGGCGCGTGGACCTCCCAGGAAGGCGAGTTCCAAATGCGTGCCCAGGCAGTCGTTCAGGCGGTAACCGACGGCGACGTGGTCTTCAACGTCACGGCCTCCTACCCGCTCGCAGAAGCCGCGCAAGCCCATCGCGATCTCCAAGAGCGCAAGACCACCGGTTCTATCGTCTTAAGAGTGCGCGAGGACAACTAGGCTAGGTTTTATTGCCGCTTGTTCTATTTCACCTTCAGACCCACCAAGTTGGCTGATCGTGTTAGAACCAAGCCGTCGACCAGCCAAGCATGCTGCCGATGGATTCCCAGCCCAGCACAGCGTCGATAGATAGGCCGATGAACAAGACCGACAGGTAGTTATTGGAGTAGATGAACAAGCGCATGGGCTTGACCTTTTCGCCCTGCTTGACGCCTCGGTGAAGTGCAACGGCAATCCACAAGAAGACGGCGCCGGAACCAACTGCAGCCACCAAATAGATCCACGAGGCGGCAGGGATGATCAGGAAGGTCACGATGAGCGTACCGACCGTGTACCAGACAATCTGGCGGGTTACCTCGACCTCAGGGGCGACTACCGGCAGCATCGGAACGCCTGCCTTGCGGTAGTCCTCCTTGTACTTCATTGCCAGTGCCCACGTATGCGGCGGTGTCCAAAAGAAGATAATAAGGAACAGCACGATAGCCTGCCACCACTTATCGGGCTCACCAGCAGGGGCATTGTCACGAATTACTGCCCATCCCACCATCGCCGGCATACAGCCAGCGAGGCCGCCCCAGACGATGTTTTGGGAATTGCGCATCTTCAAAAACTTCGTATAGACGAAGACATAGAAGAAGTTAGTCAGGATGACGAAGAACGCTGCCAGCCAGGAGTGCGCCAGAACGCCCAGCCAGAAGACCGAAAGCGCCAACATCACCCACGCAAAGATGGCAGCATTGCGGCGCGAGATACTCGCACGCACGAGCGGCCTAGCGCGAGTGCGCTGCATTTTCTGGTCGATCTCATAGTCCACCACATTGTTGAAGGTGTGGGCAGCCGCAGCGCCCATCCAGCCGCCGAAGATGGTGGAAAGGATTAGCCAGAAGTTATCCGTGACGGATTCAACACCACGCTGCGCTTGGAGCATCGCCGGAATTGCGGCGACTAGCAAAAGCTCAATGATCCTCGGCTTCGTCAGCGCAAAATAGGCCTTTAACGTCTCCAAGGAATATTCCTCCAGTATCTGGCACGGGGTAAATTTTTGTGGCCGCCTGGTTATGGCCGCAATCTAGTTGTCGGCTTCGGGGGTTAGAAAGTTCCCCCGCCTTTAACCAAGGCTTCTTAACCATGCCAGCCTACAGTTTCTTGGACCGTTTTAGATAATCCACCACAATCCGTGACAATCCACCACCCGTTAATCAAAACATCTAGACTTGAGGGGTCAATACTCAACCGATCCACAAAGTAAGGGGCGTCCCCAGTGTCGCAAGAAAAGCTGACCCCAGAATTGCAAGCCATGGTCGAGCGCCGTTATCCGGCTGACTGGACTGATGTGGATACTCGCGCGGTCGACACCGTCCGCGTTCTCGCAGCAGATGCTGTCCAAAAGTGCGGCTCCGGCCACCCCGGCACCGCGATGTCCCTGGCACCGTTGGCTTATACCCTGTACCAGCGCGTCATCAATCATGACCCGAACGATGTTAAGTGGGCCGGCCGCGACCGTTTCGTTCTTTCTGTTGGTCACTCCTCGCTGACGCAGTACATCCAGCTTTACTTGGGCGGCTTCGGCCTGGAGCTGGAGGACCTCAAATCCCTCCGTACCTGGGGTTCGCTGACGCCAGGCCACCCCGAGGTCAACCACACCGACGGCGTGGAGATCACCACCGGCCCGCTCGGCCAGGGGTTGGCCTCCGCAGTCGGCATGGCCATGGCGGCCCGCAAGGAACGCGGGCTTTTCGACGCCGCAGCCCCGGCCGGCGAGTCCCCGTTCGATCATTTCGTTTACGTCATCTCCTCTGATGGTGACCTACAAGAAGGCGTTACCGCCGAGGCTTCCTCGCTGGCAGGGACCCAGAAGCTGGGCAACCTCATCGTCTTTTGGGATGACAACCGCATCTCCATCGAGGACGATACGAACATCGCCTTCAACGAGGACGTCGTAGCGCGCTACGAGGCCTACGGCTGGCACGTCCAGACCGTCGAGTCCGGTGAAGACGTCGAGGCGCTCGAGGCCGCTGCACAGGCCGCCCGCGAGGAAACCGAGCGCCCATCTTTCATCCGCGTCAAGACCGTCATCGGTTACCCGGCACCAAACAAAATGAACACCGGCGGCGTGCACGGCGCTGCGCTAGGTGATGAAGAGGTTGCCGCCACCAAGGAAGTTCTGGGCTTCGATCCAGAAAAGACTTTCGAGGTCTCCGACGAGGTAGTAGCCCACACCCGCAAGCTGCGTGAGCGCGGCGCCGAGGCGAACGCTAAGTGGCAGGAAAAGTTCGACGCTTGGGCTGCCGCAAACCCAGAGGGCAAGGCGCTCTTTGACCGCATGCAGGCACGTAAGCTGCCGGAGAACTTCGCAGCAGAATTACCGGTCTGGGACGAGGGTGATTCCATCGCTACCCGTAAGGCCTCTGAGGCCACCATCCAGGCACTGGCTGCTGCAGTTCCGGAGATGTGGGGCGGTTCCGCCGACCTGGCTGGCTCCAACAACACCGTCATCAAGGGCGCCCACTCCTTCGGCCCTGAGTCCATCACCACCGGCGCTTGGGATGCTAAGCCTTACGGCCGCAACCTCCACTTCGGTATTCGCGAGCACGCGATGTCCGCAGTCATGAACGGCATCGCGCTGCACGGCAACACCCGCGTTTACGGCGGCACCTTCCTGATCTTCTCCGAGTATCAGTACCCGGCCGTCCGTCTCGGTGCCTTGATGTCCACCGATACTTACTACGTCTGGACCCACGACTCCATCGGCTTGGGCGAGGATGGCCCAACCCACCAGCCGGTCGAGACCTTGGCTGCCCTTCGTGCTATCCCGAATCTCTCGGTCATCCGCCCAGCCGACGCCAACGAGACTGCGCAGGCTTGGGCCGCCGCCTTCGAGTACAAGGCAGCTCCAAAGGGCCTTGCGCTTTCCCGCCAGAACCTGCCGGTGCTTGCCGGCACCAAGGAAAAGGCAGCCGAGGGCGTACGTCGTGGCGCCTACGTCTTGGTAGAAGCATCCAAGGAAACCCCAGACGTCATCCTGCTGGCCACCGGCTCCGAGGTGCAGCTGGCTGTCG
Coding sequences:
- the sufD gene encoding Fe-S cluster assembly protein SufD; the encoded protein is MVASNEFNPADVTKGDQFTSFNVEDFPVPHGRDEVWRFIALRNLRGLHNGEFAPAVAQKIAVSAPEGVSSETVAADDSRLGKAGAPADRVAAQAWSSMPEAQLVTIDAEAQLDKPVEITITGAGEGVTSFGATSIQVGHHAEATVVLKYVGSGTHADNVEFIVGDGANVTVVVDADWEDNAVHLGHQVASMGRDSVLRHNTAIFGGEIVRIVPRVAFTAPGGDAEMLGVYFADAGQYFENRLLVDHSVPNCRSRVFYKGALQGETHADGSAESGRVEARTCWVGDVLIRKDANNTDTYETNNNLILTEGARADAIPNLEIQTGEIVGAGHAATVGRFDDLELFYLMSRGIPAAEARRLIIRGFFSEVISRIPVESLREDLETRVIDELEKINA
- the sufB gene encoding Fe-S cluster assembly protein SufB encodes the protein MTQAQPAPGLETKMSDDEIISSIGGYEYGWHDSDEAGQAAHRGLSEDVVRDISEKKNEPEWMLESRLKALRIFNKKPVPTWGPDLSAIDFDNIKYFVRSTEKQAQTWDDLPSDIKETYDKLGIPDAEKKRLVSGVAAQYESEVVYHKIREDLEAQGVIFVDTDTAVREYPEILQEYFGTVIPAGDNKFSALNNACWSGGSFVYVPKGVHVDIPLQAYFRINTENMGQFERTLIVVEEDAYVHYIEGCTAPIYNSDSLHTGVIEIVVKKGGRCRYTTIQNWSTNVYNLVTQRAKVEEGGTMEWVDGNIGSKVTMKYPSCWLTGEHAKGEVLSLAFAGEDQVQDTGSKMLHMAPHTSSNIVSKSVARNGGRAAYRGLVQVNANASNSTANVECDALLVDNNSRSDTYPYNDIRNDHVTLGHEATVSQVSEEQLFYLMSRGIAEEEAMAMIVRGFVEPIAKELPMEYALELNRLIELQMEGSVG
- a CDS encoding helix-turn-helix transcriptional regulator, producing the protein MVPEKETRTTEGDTRRQVMLLLLKDGPVTASYLGERLGLSAAGIRRHLDILVEEELTEVVQRKSLAAGRGRPAKHFRLTDRGRAQFGHAYDALASDALNALRAAGGAEAVRNFAKARFEKLLEDVHPLIGEDESIEEVAQKLAAVLDEHGYAATVNSAGFGVQICQHHCPVAHVAAEHPELCEAEQEVFSALLGKHVQPLASIADGHGICTTNIPLTNIPLTPVSQDRKTNH
- the mptB gene encoding polyprenol phosphomannose-dependent alpha 1,6 mannosyltransferase MptB, encoding MKQRLTAFLTGIRQDLPRLGSAGSRSAQLHADGNSEDAAGSLPGALYDLLPDEDAARPRTTIAQLRAFFVLRWMGTLGAILIAVGGLGAGALPVVGNPYDNVPFGSLMSRMLQSASALVFCGVGLMVTAWVLMAPFVGTPLRNTENNGEHSRPGRLVTESQLWRTWAGWVIPLIFTAPLFTQDIYSYLANGSIVAQGLDPYSGGPVELLGSADPLARSVPFIWANSPSPYGPVALGLAGIVSVLTSNSIILGVIAHRLLSLAGIIAAGWAISQLAIRCRVSPESALWLGILNPLTTLHLVGGIHNESVMLGLALVGVELGLRGVDRLGGAPAWLYFLCSGLLISCAGMVKVTGFIGLGFVGMALARVLLIRRGYSTPRAIGSAIALQFFILMAAIALVTLTSGIGLGWITGQGGAASIRSWLSSSTAVGVSAGFLGMLLGLGDHTDAILTFTRTIGVIIAAGFMLRMLLATYRGSIHPVGGLGIATLVLVIFFPVVHPWYILWAVLPLAAWANRLIFRITVVIYSAAMSFFVLPRGLGLPPGTILVIYTAAIVTYLVVMGLWMVLLRRSRISVLN
- a CDS encoding ABC transporter ATP-binding protein, with product MNATFDGAPALELSNVVKSFGDKRAVDGLSFRVERGEMLCLLGPNGAGKTTTIEMCEGFKKPTSGSIRVLGLNPSTDPDAVRERIGIMLQGGGSYSGIRVREMLQLSAKYSANPLDPDWLIEQLGLKGVEKNTYRRLSGGQQQRLSLALAIIGRPELVFLDEPTAGLDAQSRLAVWDLIRALRNDGVTTVLTTHLMDEAEALADHVVIVDHGHMVAQGTTAELMESTGSPLITFETATEVDLNALNTAGLPTEATRPLHYRVETPATPDVIARLAQELAQQSVTLRNLDTTHRNLEDVFLDITGRELRS
- a CDS encoding ABC transporter permease, giving the protein MTRFEPGTFQPHPQRASVWTMARAQGLIESKLMLRHGEQQLLSIVIPLAFLIGAARMENITGHGLKEIFPMVLAVAATSSGFTGQAIALAFDRRYGALKRTGASGVPAWTIIVGKIAAVFSMVAVQVLVLGGVAFLLGLRASLGGILLGLITLILGVCAFTALGLLLGGTLSSEVVLAVANLIWFILMGVVGWAMYTQGLSNDGILTVVPTVAMASALADALNHTFPWQELLVLLAWAGAASFAAVRWFRFEG
- a CDS encoding COX15/CtaA family protein, whose amino-acid sequence is MNSGNKVSTFFREATPAIKAQRFIAMILLVCQGGITVSGAIVRVTGSGLGCITWPECHPGSLVPLSGAAPWIHQLIEFGNRLLTFVVTAAAVAAIMAMHMARRRTELKVYAWLNLAGIVVQAIIGAISVLLKLNWWAVALHFLPSMVLVWLAAMLYSRILEPDDGVRTQIFPQAIRVLAAMASIALAVVLTTGTMVTGSGVHSGDDGVGMEGRLNVDTEMMAVAHAICMYAYLILTVIVVFMLYRVQAPALVKKAAWMLIACILIQWGIGVAQFYMHIPRWTVPIHIGMSSVVTAFTALLWAHGVRRVNGTEGLKTGSPAAEEKFAARQATLAK
- a CDS encoding quinone oxidoreductase family protein; amino-acid sequence: MYAIQVNHKGGPEVLEYVETSAPTPTEDQLLVDVIVAGVNYIDTYYREGIYSATPPFILGLEGTGRVVHDPKGEIAEGTMVAWDHAFGSYAEQVCVPRDRIVAVPDDFPPEVAGSMLLQGMTAHYLANGVYQLGEGASCLITAGAGGVGLILTQMAKAAGATVYTVVSTDEKEALSYEAGADQVFRYGEGLAEQVRRFNGGFGVDVVYDGVGKDTFMESLEVVRPRGTVALFGAASGPVPPMDPQLLNKHGSIFLTRPSLGAWTSQEGEFQMRAQAVVQAVTDGDVVFNVTASYPLAEAAQAHRDLQERKTTGSIVLRVREDN
- a CDS encoding heme o synthase encodes the protein METLKAYFALTKPRIIELLLVAAIPAMLQAQRGVESVTDNFWLILSTIFGGWMGAAAAHTFNNVVDYEIDQKMQRTRARPLVRASISRRNAAIFAWVMLALSVFWLGVLAHSWLAAFFVILTNFFYVFVYTKFLKMRNSQNIVWGGLAGCMPAMVGWAVIRDNAPAGEPDKWWQAIVLFLIIFFWTPPHTWALAMKYKEDYRKAGVPMLPVVAPEVEVTRQIVWYTVGTLIVTFLIIPAASWIYLVAAVGSGAVFLWIAVALHRGVKQGEKVKPMRLFIYSNNYLSVLFIGLSIDAVLGWESIGSMLGWSTAWF